The proteins below are encoded in one region of Corynebacterium felinum:
- a CDS encoding adenylate/guanylate cyclase domain-containing protein: MQRLWLAMKWLAKSSWPLYAATVLGSNVLAAVGIMLFVKHLLPLKDFEKFAADSRLSTLGTTYLVIAVIIGVGATFVLFRPVLDWQRHPERHDPNMVRNLVMRIPFYQTVLSAGVWCLGIVLLTITASQTSSSLAIVIALSTLLAGLVVVLLTYLEAERLVRPVAASALARRFEDSTLEPPITQRLRLTWTLTSAVPIVGILLMLRGRTQGYFAGTLDDLMPAIFAICTTALITGFLGTTLVVMSVVDPILELQRAINRVRRGETDVEVDIYDGSEIGVLQAGFNEMMRGLKERQRVRDIFGRYVGAEVARRALEERPELGGEDREVAVLFVDVIGSTTFAVTHDPEEVVEELNRFFEHVVDVVHRNKGIINKFQGDAALAVFGAPITLSDATGHALAAARELRHELKDMRLQAGIGVAAGHVVAGHIGGHDRFEYTVIGDAVNTAARLTEIAKDTPGRVITNASTLAKANEAERARWTLMKSVELRGRNMMTQLARPIRPTLADRS; the protein is encoded by the coding sequence ATGCAAAGATTGTGGCTCGCGATGAAGTGGCTGGCGAAATCGTCGTGGCCGTTGTACGCAGCAACGGTTCTCGGCTCCAACGTGCTTGCCGCAGTTGGAATCATGCTGTTTGTCAAACATCTTCTTCCGCTGAAGGATTTTGAGAAATTCGCAGCAGACTCCCGCTTATCGACGCTGGGCACAACCTACCTTGTCATCGCGGTCATCATCGGCGTGGGCGCGACATTCGTGCTCTTTCGGCCGGTGCTCGACTGGCAGCGACACCCAGAGCGCCACGACCCGAACATGGTTCGCAACCTCGTCATGCGCATCCCCTTCTACCAAACAGTGCTCTCTGCAGGAGTGTGGTGCTTGGGAATTGTGCTGCTGACTATCACTGCATCGCAAACCTCAAGCAGCCTCGCCATCGTCATTGCACTATCGACGCTGCTAGCCGGGCTCGTTGTTGTGCTTTTAACCTACTTGGAAGCCGAACGACTCGTCCGCCCAGTAGCCGCTTCAGCGCTCGCCCGCCGTTTTGAAGACTCCACACTCGAACCGCCCATCACGCAGCGCCTACGCCTGACTTGGACACTCACCTCCGCCGTTCCCATCGTGGGCATCCTCCTCATGCTGCGCGGCCGCACCCAGGGATACTTCGCAGGGACACTCGACGACCTCATGCCGGCGATCTTCGCCATTTGCACCACAGCGCTGATCACAGGCTTCCTTGGCACAACACTGGTCGTGATGAGTGTCGTCGACCCCATTTTGGAGCTGCAGCGCGCAATCAACCGAGTGCGCCGCGGCGAAACGGACGTCGAAGTGGACATTTACGACGGTTCCGAAATTGGTGTCCTTCAAGCCGGATTCAACGAAATGATGCGCGGGCTCAAAGAACGCCAGCGCGTTCGCGACATCTTCGGCCGCTATGTCGGAGCCGAAGTTGCCCGGCGCGCATTGGAAGAACGCCCTGAACTCGGCGGCGAAGACCGCGAAGTAGCTGTTCTCTTTGTTGACGTTATCGGGTCAACGACCTTCGCCGTCACCCATGATCCGGAAGAAGTGGTGGAGGAACTCAACCGCTTCTTTGAGCATGTCGTTGATGTGGTGCACCGCAACAAGGGCATTATCAATAAATTCCAAGGCGACGCAGCGTTGGCTGTTTTTGGCGCACCTATCACTCTTTCTGATGCCACAGGTCACGCCCTCGCTGCTGCCCGCGAGCTGCGCCACGAACTCAAAGACATGCGACTGCAGGCAGGCATCGGCGTTGCCGCCGGACACGTTGTCGCCGGCCATATTGGTGGGCACGATCGCTTCGAATACACAGTGATTGGTGATGCCGTGAATACCGCTGCACGGTTGACCGAAATTGCCAAAGACACCCCAGGTCGCGTCATTACCAACGCCTCCACTTTGGCTAAAGCCAACGAAGCCGAACGTGCTCGGTGGACTTTGATGAAATCGGTGGAATTGCGTGGTCGCAACATGATGACGCAACTAGCGCGCCCGATTCGCCCAACGTTGGCTGATCGTTCTTAG
- a CDS encoding DNA polymerase III subunit delta', giving the protein MNADIFAHMGISARVAEELRTAAHAARMGHTGSAMTHAWLFTGPPGSGRSVAAVAFAAALECTGEIVGCGVCEHCQKVQKNAHTDVVHVIPRELSISVESMRDDVVGPAARMPTVGRWRIVILDDADRLTESAANALLKTVEEPPAHTVIMLCAPSTDPQDIIPTLLSRSRHVYVPQPSIEEVAEILMRGGIDQDVARLAAAASGHHIGRARHLATDKATQERRSAILNLAELIFHGDQAFQAVSDLIKNAKTYAIEGLAAENEREIEKLRMSLGMGARGKGAQKALEGSASQIKELEKLQKKRETRAIRDVLDMQLVDLMGLYRDALMLSTGVNLHPIHPDMQGLAHDLVKVGPEGLLACIDAVQLCRAAFPQNVRPEAAMDAMVGRIRIACKVR; this is encoded by the coding sequence GTGAATGCTGACATCTTCGCCCACATGGGCATTAGTGCACGAGTTGCCGAGGAGCTACGTACTGCCGCCCACGCCGCCCGCATGGGGCACACAGGTAGCGCCATGACGCATGCGTGGCTTTTTACCGGTCCCCCAGGTTCGGGCCGAAGCGTGGCTGCAGTGGCGTTTGCTGCCGCACTGGAGTGCACGGGGGAGATTGTTGGCTGCGGAGTGTGCGAGCATTGTCAGAAGGTGCAAAAAAATGCCCACACTGATGTGGTGCATGTGATTCCGCGTGAGCTGTCGATTTCGGTTGAGAGTATGCGTGACGACGTCGTCGGCCCCGCCGCCCGCATGCCCACTGTGGGGCGTTGGCGCATTGTTATTTTGGACGATGCTGATCGTCTCACCGAATCGGCGGCGAATGCACTTTTGAAAACGGTGGAAGAACCCCCAGCACACACCGTGATTATGCTCTGTGCTCCTTCGACGGACCCGCAAGATATCATTCCCACGCTGCTGTCGCGCTCCCGCCATGTGTATGTGCCACAACCCAGTATTGAGGAAGTTGCTGAAATCTTAATGCGGGGTGGGATTGATCAGGATGTGGCGAGGCTCGCTGCTGCCGCGTCGGGGCACCACATTGGGCGGGCGCGCCATCTTGCAACGGACAAAGCAACCCAGGAGCGGCGCAGTGCGATTTTGAACCTCGCTGAGTTGATTTTTCACGGTGACCAAGCGTTTCAGGCAGTTAGTGACCTCATTAAGAATGCGAAAACTTATGCCATTGAGGGACTTGCTGCTGAAAACGAACGCGAAATCGAAAAACTCCGCATGTCTTTAGGCATGGGTGCGCGGGGTAAAGGTGCGCAAAAAGCTCTCGAAGGTTCCGCAAGCCAGATTAAAGAGCTAGAAAAGCTGCAAAAGAAGCGCGAAACTCGCGCCATTCGCGACGTGCTGGATATGCAGCTGGTGGATCTGATGGGCTTGTATCGCGATGCTCTTATGCTTTCTACTGGGGTGAATCTGCACCCAATTCACCCCGATATGCAAGGTCTTGCCCACGATTTAGTCAAGGTGGGCCCCGAGGGCCTCCTAGCGTGCATTGATGCCGTCCAATTATGTCGCGCCGCATTCCCGCAGAATGTGCGGCCGGAAGCGGCGATGGATGCCATGGTGGGGAGGATCAGAATTGCGTGTAAGGTGCGCTGA